tctccgttggacatgactggagtgtctcccgaggtaattacacatcggttaaatattgatccttcagtccggcctataaaacagaagcaaagactctttgcggcagaaagaaatcaagtcatccatgacgaagtccgccaattactgaaagcggatgtattatttgaagtaaaatatccttcttgagtggccaatcctgtgatgatcaagaaaaaagaaggaggatggcggatgtgcatagattttacggatctaaataagcactgtcctaaagattgctacccccttcccaacatagataaaaaagtagaagctctgataggcttcgaaattttctgttttcttgatttgtataaaggataccaccaagttttaatggatgagaatgatgcttcaaaaacggctttcattactgacttcggtatttttgcttataaaaagattccatttggtttaaagaatgccggagccacatatcaaaggatggtagataagctatttcggcacctgatcggaaaagaggttgaggtatatgttgacgacatagttgttaaaagcagaagcacttcggagtacgaaaacaatctcaaatccactctcgacgtgctcaaaaaagccaacctcaaactcaatccccaaaaatgtacctttttggtagattcgggaaaatttctgggttgttgggtttcgaaggaaggactcaaggcaaatcccctaaaggttcaagttgttcagaacatggcaatgccgaagtccatacatgatgtgcaaaggctaactggatgtctagccgcactgaatagattcctttcccaagtagccgaaaagcaaatgccgttcttcaatgttttgaagaaggcaccaaagtttgagtggggagccgaacagaaaaaggcttttgacgaactcaaaagttatttaaccgaacttcctactctctctgctccagcagatgccgaagtgatattcttatatttagcagcatcagatcaaaccattagcgcggtgcttgtacgagaagaaggcctaaaacagcgtcctatctactttacaagccgagcattaagaggtcccgaaacaaggtatcaacctctggaaaaaattgctctggcattagtaaatgcagcaaggagactgcggccatatttctatgctcacaaagtatgcgtcttaaccgatcttccacttcggcaagttttgactaagccagaagcatcaggcagaattgccaagtgggccatagagttgggagaacattcaatagaatatctacctcggaaagccatcaagggacaagccttggcagattttcttgtagaggcaaagttcgatcaggcaatccctattattgccgaacagaaaaatcctaccaatgatgaactaacacagccccagaaacccgaagtagagccgccggactgttggattggattcgtagatggagcttcgaataagacaggaagtggagctggtattctacttatcgctcccgacggacacgaagtaacttattcacttcggttcttattcccaaccactaataacgaagccgaatacgaagcccttcttgccggacttcagttagcgcaacatctacttgtcaaatctctcaaaattcattgtgattcacaagtcatagtgaatcacatgctgggtacaagtgaagcccgtggtgaaaggatgaaaaaatacttggacaaagcgcaaagtattagccgaaatttctcttattttcggataatccacattcccagagcgggaaatagccgagcagatactttaagtaagttggcctcatatccgagctcaaaggtggaggaattaccgcacagaagcattgatgaagctgaagtacactcagtaaccagttcaccaaactggatgacgccaatattaaagtatctagatcaaggacaactgcccgaggataagagagaagcaaggaaaatcacatgccgagcacgtcggtatgaacttcatgaaggagtcctatacagaaagtcctaccttcaaccgttattgcgatgtgtaggaccagaagagacggattacatccttagagaagttcatgaaggatcttgcggtagccacatcggagctagagcattagctaaaaaagttctgagatggggatattattggccaactttggtacaagaagcagtacagctagttaagaaatgtacgaaatgccaaatccatgcaaatatcccaaggacgccgcagactgatctatgtgctatgcaaagcccttggccttttatgcaatggagcatagacatagtaggaccactaccacaagctccccggcaaatgaaattcttgatcgttgccgtggattacttcacaaagtgggtggaggctgaaccattagctacgataacaagctcaaaggcattagattttgtctggaagaacatagtttgccgatttggcataccccatatcctcatttcagataatgggactcagtttactgacaaaacattcaagaattggtgccaagagttgaatattcaacagcggttcacttcagtctctcacccacaagcaaacggacaaacggaagtaacaaaccgtactttggtgaaaggattaaaaactcggttagaacaagccaaaggacaatgggtagaaaatcttcctcaagtcctatggtcttaccgaactacaccaaaaacctccaacggtgaaactccgtacagtctagtgtacggcactgaagccgtaattccggttgagatcggcatacccagcccccgaacccttaatttctcaacagaactgaatggtgacggactgagagccgaactagatcttgccgaagaaagaagagaattggccttcataaaagaagccaagtacaaggagcaagtaacccggtattataaccaaagggtgaaaaagctgcagtttcaagtgggagatctcgtattgagaaacaatgaagtaagccgagcagaaaagctgggcaaacttgaacccacatgggaaggtccgtatcgggtgtcagaagtcctgggaaaagggtcttataaattaacccacatgtcaggagaacaagtaccccgaacatggcatatttccaacctcaagaagttctatttgtaagaggcaaggtccggtcagtcttgtgtctagttcggtcctagggttatgtgctttcatatttttattgctcttgtgtctagttcggtcctagggttatgtgcgttttgtctcttataaatgttactgaggtatattgctccttaaaggctgatcccctttttttagagcatgtattaaagacaattgtgagtccaagcttctaaggaagatacaagattccacaattcagcttaagaaacaagcaattcgtctgaaacgaactgcaataagccgaaaaccactccggttaactagggaaagtccaatccaagcgataaaactcgccaaataaggacactaactcagtccggtcaaagaagagtttacttcataagaccgaggacgagtacaataaatgaaataaaaaatcgctgaactgtaaatacgcagtgatagaagcgaaatgaaaaaatttcatttactaagtcttgttgggcatacaattccgctgccctacgagaatgcgttacactattacaaaggactattctactgtctacgattgctaaagttgagccacctatccgaaaaatcctcatgatgctgagttcgggcgttccgagcagatgaagaataagtaggtgggcgagatgctctgatcgacctaccgcctcttccctgagtccgggaagttctagcacctcggcggcgaagagtctcttcacgaagcattcgctgatcttgctcactcatattcacaactcctctacgaacttcagggcgttcttgtcttgacgtttccggttgctcctgagtccgttgctgatttgCAGTAGAAATTTGAGTAAGTgaattagaggtttgagttggagtgtgagcatctgttagcgggaaacggctaaggaatctctcgattgagggacgccgggaaagaatgatgtcgtacagagaagccaagcgccgcaatgatttcacaacttgttggcaagccgagctctccagcacattgttcttccggagtacatgaagcttctcccactgttcatcaacttgattctgaacttcagatatagtcattcccccgcgcccgcagatgaaatcttcatatgcagtcctctcagcgatgacagtattcagctcggcctccagatctttctttatggactctaagtccttattgttggactccagctccactaaacgagccaagagttcatcatacttcatctggtcatctatagcttttttctcagcttcatttaaagccaaagagtatagccgcttccagtgaagtacctccagctccttagagttaagaatacgaagcagctatgtcagttcggcatttcagtttaccgagcaggcagtaaaccacaataggagtaaaagagattaagaaaagctataaggaagacacgaatgtagaaagaagaatttttttcattcgcaagaaaaaatttacacaaggagggcttcaaggccattttacaaatagaaagaaagaaactaaactaagagaagggagacgaaatcatactccgccagtttcatctccggcttccctgtgggtttcagcttctttctccttgtcgacctcggtctcagcctcggcctccctcctccctccctcctgctcggcgcccccatcgccgatctgctgcacctcttgctcggcgtgcccgtcgccggtctgctgatccttctgctcggtctccttgccggcctcattttcctgctcaccctcttctttgaaaattgaagcgggtgaaacaggccccaaggaggcaaagatggcctccatgttctcgtcacggtcagcacggcaattacggactcgttcagcagaaagcaggaccgatgaagacgcaagctcctcaaggagcggcagactctggagacgcgctgcaatctctcggccatacagcggcaagacgacttcgggttcctgctcagcattatcggtcatcaatttcagcagatcaccgataagggccgaaaattgattgctcaaaaagagtttctccgtgtaaacacggagagcctccccctgagcaaccacggcagccgcctccctctgtttcgaccgctctctctggatgatgagctggtctttggcacgctgggcttcatcctgagctgagatcatagcggcccttgccttctcaaagtctgcccgagcctgttcggcctggtgacgagcagcattcaaattcctctgcatctcatcataatcgctggacgctttagagagttcaactgtgacgagtttgcagagcatattgttcctctgaaaatggaaaaaggaaaaagtcaacagaggggccacaaaaaaaatatacgaaagaagcaaagccagaaaatcaaaaagaaaattcacctctacaaagtcctttggccataaaaagggctcagagatatgttccgaagtggccgtaaccactcctgatccataaccccctggacaatgtctctctctggcgcttttgggggtttctgagtcttcgccttcccctttgccgaggtcgatcccggcttttttggatccgaagactgactcgaagaggtcttctgcctcttcggattcttctcggcatcagacgccgagctggtggttttctgtttctccggctcctttgattcggaggatttgcgaccaagcctgcttagcatgttcactgccaaaaagcaagaaaacaaagttagttttcgccgctaaagcagtaaagcataaaaaagaaatcctcaccctcagtctcttcgtccgaagacgaggagtcgaacacgaagtcacccttgatgagctcagattccaaatactgtttcctaatcatgggaatcttattgagcccgccctcgagctcgtccaacggttctacccgaggatgaggaattacggacttcggccctctccaggaaaagtccggagccgctgtcctattgtaaaaaaagaagcgatttttccacatcggccatttggttttacagaaggctctaaagggctgtaaagggatcaagtaaaaccaggatccctttctcttaaactgaaagaaattaaggattgccctcagagacagatccttttctagtctacgcagctcggcagcaaaggccgataagtgcctccaagaatttggagtcacctgacctaaaggaagttggaaaaaatcaagaagctctacaaaggcggggggaagagggaaacgaagcccgcattctaagcaggcttcgtaaacggtggcataaccctccggcggcgagttagccctatgagtgtcgtcgggaatcaccactaaccccccagaaagaaaatattttctgtgtaaggatatcacagtatccttactcaaaatgctgtgaaaatattctaccgtcttctccccggactttttccggccagaagatcccttaccccccttcctaccactacctgattcagaaacagtttcagaagaagaagacatgattcttactctttgatggtcgaaagtctctgaagaaattcttgaagaagcggaagaaaattttacgaaaaagagagagaatgcagaagaaataatcgcaaaagttttccaatgatgaagaaaggaaatatttatcagattcgcagaggcgtttcaaattcgtcgcaccgtttcaaatcccactttttctgggttctctggccggatttgctgtcacatttaatgcagacacgtgcagagcacgtcccctgacgtcagcctcccccttacacttatccaaaatgccgaagtgattcacttcgcttttcggggggggtggtgatgggatacgaactaaacaactaaacaataattgcgagcccaatagcagtgacggcccatcagcccaaaacccaagaaagagtatcagttcggcacaaccaaagagttcggtcacagcctatagctcggtagtatcagttcggcacaaccaaagagttcggtcacagcctatagctcggtaaaagccgaccaatcgagctcaactctcagatcggcaaaagctgatcggcaaagttcagcagttcggtctcagtattcgaccgaacaaggagatagtggacccatacaggatctccacgacctccattacacccacgatctatttagtggtattaagcagttatcaaccccccctaccagggctgcaaaccacgatcttagttcgaatgtataaatagaacttagatcagatagacgagggttaagttctctagatcctgaatctcatatagcaaatcagtattgtaatctgtaagctagatcaagcaatacaaatttgccctctattcttcccgtggacgtagatttacctcagtaaatcaaaccacgtaattttcagtgttgtgatcttcatttattacttgcatttattcccatcaaaaattcgctaaatcatcaaagataatcataaaatgatattaaGCAAATTAGTTGGTCGGAGAGTCTATGATTATTGATCATGGATTGCGGCGTATGCGTCTAATTTTGTTAGATGCAACATGTTGTGACTTGTAATATATGCAATAGCTTTCGTTGTAATGTTTCTAGGTTATGATTTTATACAAATTTGAAAACAATTTTAAAATGCCGCTAGAAATGGATATTTATTTGATAATGAAAATTATAGTATCGGATTTGTGACATCACCTATTCGGTTGACAGCCAATCGTGTAGGGGGTGTTATAGTGagattcattctccactaaatttttaatcgtactttttaaatatttttaaaaatttgtgtgAAGTTAAACGTGGGCTTTTTAACTCTGTTTTGTTACTAGCTGGTTCAGCCATTCACCGTTCGCAAAATTCTGCGAAAGAAGAATAGCGCTGCTCGAATATTCAGTTTCTTGATTTCAAATTTATTCACTCTGAGCTTTCAATTCGTCCACCCTATGCCCATCAAATGGTAAATCGGAAATGGAATTGGGAACCATATTCCCTCTTTTCTATTGCTCGAATTCGATTTAATCATCCTAAACGAGTCTGCGTATTGATGTGTTTGATTCGTGCAGGATTTTGCACTGGCATCCGAATCCGGGAACGACGGTGAACACCCAAATCCTCTCAGAAGTATCTCAGTGCGCTGAGAGCATCAATGGCGTTAAAGAAGGCCGCTGGAAAACCACTCTCAGTTTCTACAAAGCCATGGCCAGAGGTACCTCGCGCATTTTGTTATAGGGTTTAAAGCCCTAATTTCGAGAATTATGTCTTGTATTTAGTCGAATTTGATGTTGTTATGGCTCGATTGCTGATTGGTTATGAAATCATCACCGATTTATTCACTACCTTTAAccctaatttttaaaaattacttaaAAACTTTACTTTCCTGTGGTGATGCTGAAGAACAATCTATTGTGAATGAATTTCCTCGTGATTTTGTGGGGATCTCACTTGCGGAGCAGCCCGGCAAATATTTCTTAGTAATTAGAGGTCAGCGTCTTGTTGTGGAGGCGGAGTCGAGTATTCAGATGATAATGGAGAAACTGCAGTCGTATAAAACACGAGTTGCACTTAATTTCGAGGTAAAGGTGATTTTGTAGAAATATCTGGTTGATAAATTTGTCTTTTTATTGAGGTAAAGCTTCAAAAATGGGAAGAACTGCAAAGTAAAATTCAACGTTTCCGTTCATATAAGTTGGTCACCGTAAGTTAACATTAGTGCAGGGAAACCAGTATCAACTTGGCGACTTTCAGTTGCGAGTGGGGAAGGTGGTCCCGATGAACTCGGAGAATTTGAGGGGCATAGTTATGGAGGTAACTGGCTTTCTTATTGAATCTTTTTAGCTATCGTTAGATCTATTTGTTTACATAATCTAGGTTGTATGATCATAGATCACTGAGATTCTGGTactgtgcattatttgtttcCTGTTGAATTGAATAGATTTTCAATGGATGAATAATGTGGTGTCTAGGAAGTGGCACCTTGCAAATACTTCTCCCATAGCTGATTAAAGAGAGTAGatagcaaaataaaacaaacgaAGCAAGATGTTAGAGTGTGTTATCATCTAGGAACTTTGCCCCGATTACAAATAGTTGAATGAACACAAGAGAAGGTAATAGATGTTATTGTGCATTCTTGAAGGTGATTTGACTTTAGTAATGATATATATCAGGCAAAGTTTCTGCCTCGGCCTATAGAAGAATGCTATGCAGTTAGTTTAAAACCATTATAGCTAAAAAATTTAATTCCTTGTTTACTTTAAAGGAGTGGAGAGTTTAGCTATCCCAAGGCCCATGATAACTCCTATCATTTGAGCTAATGTTGTTTTCTATTGAAAATGTGGGATACGAGAAATCCTAGTAATGAGAATAAAGTTAGTCAATCTTTTAACTTATTAATCAAGAAAAACAATCACCTCATAGCGGAGTAATTGATAATGATATATTAGAACAACTGGTGCCAATATTCTTTGATTGGTCTATGCATGATTGCACGAGTCTCTGTTTTTGGTATGTTGATGGCTGACATGGAGCATACATGCTTCTTGTTACTACTTCAAAAAATTTCGAGGAATGAAATTGAGGGAAAaggtaatagtaataataacaTCTATCTCCCCTATTAATTTTCCATCTATTCAAGTTTTCAGGAAGTTACTATTTAACTAGTCATTATCATGAGTAATGCTTGATTTTGTTGAATATGAAGCATAGTTTGAGGATGTGGTGATTTGTGTTGCAGATGGAGTATGTACCGATTTCATCGTGGGAGAAATCACGCGAAGTCATGGCTGATTTCTTTGAACTTTGGCAGGAAGCTCTTTCAAAAAGATCGTTACCGGGTCATTTTGTACACAACGAACCAAACTTTGCAGATTATGGCCTCTCTGATCAATACGGGATGCAGCATACAGCAATTCAGTATGCCAATATCACTGCTCAAATTGTAGCAACTTCTCAGTTACAGCCCCCCAGAAACTAAGATTTCCAAAACATTCACCATTTTCCTTGTTAACTATCTGAAGCTCCTCAACCCTGACTCATTTTCATGAAGCTAGTCTTCACTGAGAAGAGGAACTCAGTTTTTAATCTTGGTAGAATATTGTTACCactgaataggagtcccgttttacATTTTGGTCcgttcgcgaataggagtcctgattcaatttttactataaatgatatgtaggctccacattccactaactcattgcactctcatttcatttaatattaatatatataattgagAATCATATTCCACAAACTTTATCTCACCcactttttttaaaacccgtgtctGAAAAAAAATGACTCCTTACTCCTGTATAATAATAAATGTtcatgaattaattaaagtctgctattgaattaattaattaattaatagtatcttattaactccaagagttgATTTAGTTATAAATTTTTActaatataaattatttatattaaagttatatttataaatgttcattaattaattgagtTTGCTATTGAATTTTTacttatataataaattatttatactaaCAAGGTTAACTTCAAAtaaatttatctataaatagCAATTGAAACTTTGCTCAAATATaagatttatttataaattatactccatcggtccacgaaaaatatagcatatttgtcatttttggatgtccacaaaaaatagagcacgTTTAAAAagggaaagttttcaacaatttctctttttattttttccctctctcttgcTAATAAtatagaccccacattccactaacattacttctctcttactttttctcatctctcttactaataatataaaccccatattccactaaggGCATGAATAACGCGGAGGGCCGGGCAACAAATCACGAGTCCCGGCCCATCCCACGCGATGGAGGAGGATGCGGcacggcccaggccggtcccggggccgcattTGCGGCCAGGCCTGGCGGCGATGGAGCTTCCAGTTTGTTGTGGGCCGGGACGCTACTGTTCAcggatttttgaatttttggaagaggaagaagagggagggggagaggaagaagaaggagaaagaggaagaagatggagaaagaggaagaagatggagagggagaggggcgaGATCCAATCatcactttttttaatatttttatttttttttttgcacttttttttaattttctatttttttttataatttttagtttataatttattatttttgtattaaaaatgaatttctcatgttataattgctcaacgtattctattttacgagtaaaataagttggagttgtgaatagtgtcatttattagttgcggctcgggttggggcctgcagggttagagcagttgtgggccgggactcaaatttaggggaatgatgacgtggaggggacttggggccggaaatagggacggggttattcatgctctaacactactcctctcttacttttttttcctttctctcttactttaccaattctacattaaaacccgtaccATTCACAATGtatcctatttttcgtggacgaagggagtattatctCTTCTTAAGTCATTATATTCGCATCAATACAATACATTCATAACtgtaagaataaaaaaattgttcaaaattttaaaatcctaTAATTATTTGTCATACTCCTATACTCCTGATCCTGAATCTTAAAATCTTGGATCCGTAGTGTCCAAGACCAAGAGGATATGTATGAGtgctataagagcatctccagtggtcatCGAGCGgccggctcgccgatttttggcgctcgccgaacggctcgccgaactattgcagccggcgagcgccaaatcggcgagaatttcggcgaggctacgccgattcccgagcgctcgccgctattgcagcctcccaatcggcgaggaaccggcgagcgaattttttttatttattttcgaaacactatatatacgcgatttgcacgacattttcattcgcaccacttgttctaacgagtactctctctatcttaatttctgtacaagatcaacaacaacgcgaaatgagtaatgcgggtggtagtagtagtggtagtggtggggatgctgaggagtactaacggcagttaggggtccaacgcgtttgtggcatgtcgactgcattgctgatataatgtacgcctgtattatcatgcacaatatgattgtcgaagatgaaggtgtacaactgactagttgggccaacgacgataatgaagccagTCCAAGCCACGACGCGgtcgcccccaacgtacgaagcgAGGTACTTCATGATGAAGCCGGCCGCCTCcaggcacatgccgacatgcgccaagtggatgctcatattcgactccaaaaggatttaattgaagagttgtgggcgtgGAGGAATGCACgatgatagttttttttttaattatgtaattttgttaaattatgtaatttttgttattatgtaattttgttaaattatgtacttttttttaatttaaatgaaattatcaaattttcccgtatatgtggcGTGAAGTTAATTCTGTAtcttgtgtgattgttaattatttatttttagtgctgatgatgtcgcaaggctgtggctgggctattgcttatCCAGTTACTTGtccagctgatgtggcaggaggaatttagtgctgctgatgtggcatgactgggctattgcttgtccgtcgtcgaccattgtggatgctctaattgtTTGTCATAGTCCggtaattatttgattttattttttatgtttagtCATTCATTGTTAAcagtataaatttttaaaaggTCCTTTCTGGTTGATGCCGTTGAACTACTGAATATTAAAATTGGATAATGTTGAATGAAATTAATCTAATACTACAATCATACATATAAAATTAACCTATAGTATATTTAAACAGAAATGCAATGAACTTTGAAGGCCCAAAACACGTATAATAGCCAAAATAGGGCCCATTTAGGGTCTCTAACCTCATACTTATTTATCTTTATTAGaataataatttctaaaaattttgGGTTTCAGATAATTAGCTACTTTTACTCCACGGTGGGCCAACGCTCTTGTCATTCATTTTCATTCAGATCTATAAATTTTCACTTGGATATTCTTTCACCGTTACCGGCGAATTCAGATTCTAATCCCATAATTTAGCGGTTTGGTATTCTAAAACCTTTATGATTTTATTCGATGCGGATCAAACTTTTATTACTTGATGtcaattttttagtatttttttaaatctgaaTTGATTCGCAGGTTGCGGTAATAGCCGCGGCGTGATCTCTGGCGATCTCTGTACAGTTGCATCTCCTCAATTATGAATCCTCGAAGGTTTTGATTCCACaactttgaatttatttatttgtgctGCTATTTTAATGATTCTCGAATTTATGAAGCTGTGAGTACACACGGATGTTAATTCCTTTTTCTGGAATCAGTTTGTGATCATACATTCATGACTAGCAATCGGAGT
This portion of the Salvia splendens isolate huo1 chromosome 10, SspV2, whole genome shotgun sequence genome encodes:
- the LOC121753371 gene encoding mediator of RNA polymerase II transcription subunit 20a-like, whose translation is MPIKWILHWHPNPGTTVNTQILSEVSQCAESINGVKEGRWKTTLSFYKAMAREQSIVNEFPRDFVGISLAEQPGKYFLVIRGQRLVVEAESSIQMIMEKLQSYKTRVALNFEGNQYQLGDFQLRVGKVVPMNSENLRGIVMEMEYVPISSWEKSREVMADFFELWQEALSKRSLPGHFVHNEPNFADYGLSDQYGMQHTAIQYANITAQIVATSQLQPPRN